AGTGCTTGCAGTTGCAGCGCGCGGGCAAGGCCCGAGGTGGGCCCATGCGCCGCACTGCTGGCCGGGGCGTGATCGGTGATCCGCGCCAGCAGCGTCGTATCGGTGCAGGCATCGTTATACATCAGCCCGTCGGCCAGAGGGCTGCCCCTGTCATCCACAGCCAGCAACGTGCCCGAGGTGCCATCCACCGCCAGTGCCGCCACGCGCGTGGCATCGACCTGCGCCAGCGCGCCGTCGAGCGCCTGACGCGCCGCCGCCCACCACACCACCGGGCTGCGCAGATTGTCGCCGTGATCGGCCATGGCGGATCTGGCGCTGGCCCTTTGCGTGCCATCCGCATCCATCACCACCGCTCGCGCGCCCGAGGTGCCCAGATCAAGGCCAAGGAACAGATCACCCGGCATGGCTGGCCTGCGCATTCAGGGACTGGCGGTATTTCTCGGCATCCCAGTTCATCAACTCGGCCTCTTCGGCGCGGGTCAGATGCTGCACGGTGGCACCATCGGCCAGCCGCGCCAGCACATCGCCAAGGCAACGCGCCAAGGCCTGTGCGCCCGCGCTGGCATCGGCGCGGATCAGCGCGCCTGCCCCCGGCACCAGCAGCACCGGCGGTGGTGGCAGGCCTTCGGCCAGACGCCGCGCCACCGCATCGGCGGGCCGCTCTTCAGGCAAAAGCGCCACCATGCCGGGGCCAAGGAAGATCACATGATCGGGGTAAAGGCTGCCTTTCAGCGCCACGGCGAAGCTGGGCACATGCTGCGCCACCCCATGCAGCGGATGATCCTCGGGCAAGGCGATGAACCCATCCGCCGCACGATCAGCCAGCGCGGGCTGCGCCAAGGCCATGCGCGGCGCGATGGTCAGCGCGGCCACGGTGCGGCGCAACAGCGCCTCGGCCTCGGCCACGGTTTCGGCGGCGACGATCAGCCCGTGATTGCCAAGGATCAGCACATCGGTCTGCGGGGTCAGCACCCGCAGCACCTCGGCGGCCAGCATCGCGCCGGGCTTGGCATAGGGCACCTGCGCCCAGGTGACACCCGCCAGACGCGGGGCCAGCGCCACCGCAGAATCGCGGCGGATCGCCAGCGCCAGCGTGTTCACGCAATGCACATGCAGCACCACGCGCTGCGCGAAGACCGCATGCAGGCAGGTCTCGATCGAGGGGCGCAGGCTGCCCGCCAGCGCAAATTCTGCCGGTTGATCGGCCCGCGCATCGCCCGAGGTGATCGCGCGGCGCATCGCAGGCAGATCGCAGGGCACAAAAATATCGCGCGTCTCAGCCTCGGCCAGCAGCGTGCCCGAGGCCTTGATCCACATCACCTCCCCCTCCTTGACCGAGGTATTGCCGCCCGCGCCCTGAATGAGCAGCGCGTCGGCCCCGATCCGGGCAGACAGGTGGGCCAGGGCGGCAAGATCATCGGGGCGGGTCATGCGGATTTCGCCATGTCAGAGGCCGCAAACCAATGGGCAAAGGCGGTTTGTTCGGCGGGGGTCATGTGCAGGCGGTGTTTGCTGCGCCGCCACAGGATATCCTCGGCGGTTTCGGCCCATTCGTGCCGGGCCAGATAGCGCACCTCGGCCTCGGTCAGCAGCGGCCCGAAGCGCGCGCCCAGATCGGCCAGACTCTGTGCGCTGTCGATCAGCAGCGGGGTGCGGCTGCCGTAAAGCCGGGTGTAATGTTTCGCCAGATCGCGGGGCAGCCAGGGAAAGCGCGCGGCCAGATCGGCCATGAACAGCGCCGGATCGCCTTCGGGCAGAGCGCCACCGGGCAGCAGGCCCTGCGCGGTCCAATCCCCCTTCATGCCCGGAAAATGCGGTGCAAGCCGCTGGATCGCGTGTTCGGCCAGCTTGCGGAAGGTGGTGATCTTGCCGCCAAAGATGTTCAGCAAGGGCGCGCCGCCCGTCGTATCCAGATCAAAGACATAATCGCGCGTCACCGCCGAAGGATTGCCCGCGCCATCGTCATACAGTGGCCGCACGCCGGAAAAGCTTTCCAGAACATCGCTGCGGTGCAGGGTCTGGGTGAAATAGCGGTTCACCGCAGCCAGCAGATAGTCAATCTCTGCCTCATCCGCGCGGACCTGTTCGGCAGCGCCGTCATAGGGAATATCCGTCGTGCCGATCAGCGCCTTGTCGCCCTCATAGGGGTTGATGAAGATCACCCGCTTGTCGTGGTTCTGCACAAGATAGGCCTGCGCGCCCTCCCAGAATTTCGGCACGATGATGTGGCTGCCTTTGACAAGGCGCACGGTACGGCGGGAATTGGTGCCGGTGACACGCCCGATGATGTCATTGACCCAAGGCCCGCCCGCATTGACCACGGCCCGCGCCATCACGTTGCGGCGCAGGCCGGTGCGGGTATCCGTCATCTCTACCCGCCACAATCCGCCCTCGCGCCGGGCCGAGGTGCAGGCGGTGCGGGTCAGGATCTGCGCGCCGCGCTCAGCTGCATCCAGCGCGTTCAGCACCACCAGCCGCGCATCATCGACCCAGCAATCGGAATATTCAAAGCCACGGGTATACTGCGGTTTGATCGGTGCGCCTTCGGGATCGCGGCGCAGATCCAGCGTGCGGGTGCCGGGCAGCCGTTTGCGCCCGCCCAGATGATCGTACAAGAACAGGCCCAGCCGCACCAGCCAGGCAGGCCGGTCATCGGGGGAATGGGGAAGTACAAAGCGCATCGGCCAGATGATATGCGGGGCCGAGGCCAGCAACACCTCGCGTTCGATCAACGCCTCGCGCACCAGCCGGAATTCGTAATATTCCAGATACCGGAGCCCGCCATGCACCAGCTTGCCGGACCGCGACGAGGTGCCCTGCGCCAGATCATCCTTTTCGCACAGGATGACGGACAGGCCGCGCCCGGCGGCATCGCGTGCGATGCCCGCGCCATTGATGCCGCCACCGATGATGAACAGATCCACCGTTTCCATCTTATTCTCCTTTCGCGGCTTGCCCATAGCTGGCAAATCCGCGCGCGGTTTCGGCGATTTCGGCATCCGACAGGATATGGCCGCCGCCGATCAGCAGGCTGTGGAAATGCTGATGCGCCAGCGCTTCAAGCTCGTTGGCCAGCCAGAGCGCATGGGTCAGGGTGCGCCCGCCCACCACCATGCCGTGATTGGCCATCAGGCAGGCGCTGCGATCCTGCAACGCCGTCACGACATTGGCCGAAAGCGCGTCGGTGCCATAGGTCGCATAATCGGCCAGCCGGATCGTGGGGCCGCCAAAGGCGGCAATCATGTAATGCACCGCCGGAATGGGCTGCCGGGCCACGGCCAGTGCGGTGCACCACGGCGCATGGGTATGCACCACGGCGTTGATGTCGGGGCGCGCGCGCAGGATATCACGGTGAAAGCGCCACTCGACCGAGGGTTTGCAGGGGCCGGTGTAATCGCCCGCGCTGGCCAGCGCCATCTGCGCCACCTGATCCGGCGTGATGTCACGCGGCGGAATGCCCGACGGCGTGATCAGCATCTGATCACCCATGCGGGCGGAAATATTGCCGGAGGCCCCCCGGTTCAGGCCGGTTTCCACCAGCGCCACCATGGCGTCGCAGATCTCTTGGCGGGCGATTTGGGTCTGGTCGGTCATCAGCAGGGGTTCCTTGCCGGTTCGCCCGCGATATAGCGGCGCACCTCTTCTGCGGCCTGTTCGGCGGCAAAGGTGACAGTGCGCACCGAGGCGCCGGCGATATGGGGGGTCAGGGTGATATTGGGCAATTGCAGCAACGGCCAATCGGCGGGCACGGGTTCCACCGCAAAGGTTTCCATCATGGCAGAGCCAAGCGTGCCATCGGTCAGCGCGGTATAGAGCGCATCGTAATCGCAAAGCGGCCCGCGCGCCGTATTCACGAACAGCGCGCCGGGTTTCATGGCGGCAAAGGCGGTGGCATTCATCATCTGCGTGGTTTCTTCGGTCACGCGGGCGTGCATCGTCACCACATCGCTTTCGGCCAGCAGCCGGTCGAAACTGACCAGTTCCACCCCCGCCGCCGCATCTTCGGGTGCCAGTTGGATATAGGGATCATGCACCAGCACCCGCGCCCCGAAGGCGCGCAGCAGCCGCACCACCTTGGTGCCGATATTGCCGTAGCCGATCACCCCCACCGTCATTTCGCACAGCTCGCGCCCGGTGACATCGGCACGATAGAGCTCGCCACGCCAGTCGCCCTTGCGCAGAGCCTCGTGTCCGACACGGATCTTGCGGGTTTCCGTCAGGATCGCGCCAAGAGTGAATTCGGCCACCGCCGAGGAATTGCGACCGGGCGTATTGACCACCAGCACGCCATGGTCGCGGGCGGCCTGCATGTCGATATTGACCGGACCGCCGCGCGACACCGCGATCAGTTTCAGATTGGGCAAGCGTTCCAGCATCCCGCGCGACATCGGCGCAAGCTGGGTCACCAGGATTTCGGCATCTGCGATAAAGTCGACCACGCCATCTGCGGTGCCGAAATATTCCTTCAGCCCGGCCATGCCCGCACTGGCATAACCATGTTCCATCGGTTCGTCGGGCCAGTTTTCCTTGCGGGTGCGGATCGACAGCGCCGCGCCGCAGGCTTCGGTCAGCTTCTGGGCAAAGACTTCGGGCAGCATGAAATGGTCGCCGATGATGGCCACGGATTTAGACATGGGAAGCATCCTTCTCAGGGGTGAGCCCGTCCCAGACGGGTTCAAGCGCCAGTCGGGCGGCGCGGTAGAGCGGGAAACGCTGCGCATAAAGCGCGGCGAGGGCGGTATCGGGGGCTTCTGCCGGGCCGAGATTGGGTGTGACCCATTGCGCGATACAGTCCGGGAGTGAGGGATAGACGCCGATGGCCGTGGCCGCGATCATCGCGGCCCCCGCCGCCCCGGCCTCTTCGCGCGACGAGATGCGGGTGGCAGCGCCGGTTGCGGCCGACAGGGTGGCGCGCAGCGCCCGTGACCGGGCCGCGCCGCCGGTCAGGCGGATCTCTTGCGGCAGATCCCCCATGGCGGCGTAACAATCCCGCGCGGCAAGGCCCAGACCTTCGATCACCGCGCGCAGCAGATCGGGGTAACGGTGGCTGGCGTTCAGGCCGATCAGGCTGGCGCGGGCGGCGGCATTGACAAAGGGGCCGCGCTCGCCCGCATCCGAGATATAGGGGTGATACAGCAGGGCCCCCGGCGTGCTGTCGGCCATCCAGCCGTCGATCCGGGCGATCAGGGCGCTGCGCTCCTGCGGGCAGCCGAACTCGGCCAGCAGATCCCCCGCCAACGTCAGCACCCAATCCAGGTTGAGCGTGGCCGCCATGTTGGATTGCAACTGCGCCACCATGCCGGGGATCGGCAGGCACATCACATAGCCGGTGCGGTCGTGGTTCAGCCGGACCTCTTCGGCGCGCATGGCGCGCATGTGCATCCCTGTGGATCCGATGATGGTGCAGGCGGCGGGTTGATCGGTGATCAGACCCGCCCCAAGCGCGGTGCAGACCACATCCACATACCCCAGACTGACCGGCGTTCCGGCCCGCAGCCCGGTTTCGGCAGCGGCCTCGGCGCACAGCGGATGGGTGATCTGGCTGCCATCCAGTATGGGCGGCAGCAGATGGCGCTGTGCATCAAGCCCGAGCGCGGCAATCACCGTGTCGCTGTAGCCCCGGCTGCGAAAATCACCAAAGGTGAAATTCGCCTCGGACGGATCGGTGGCGCGCACGCCGGTCAGATGCAGATAGAGGTAATCCTTGGGGTGCAGCGCGCACTCGGCGCGGGCCAGCAGATCGGGGGTGGTCGCGGCCATATGGGCGATCTGGCTGCCCATCTGGCAGACATTCAGCCCGGCCCCGGTGCTGGCAAAGCGGTCGGCATCTTCGGGCCGCGCGCGCAGGCGGCGCACCGTCGCATCGGCGCGGGCATCGAGCCAGATCCAGCCATCCGTCACCGGCGCATTGTCCGCCCCCACCAGCCAGGTGCCATCGCCCTGCGCCGTGACGCCGATGGCCAGGGTGCGCTGCGCCAGCCCGTCCACCTGTTCGGCCAGCGCGCGCAGCGTTGCCGCGCAATCCTGCCAGGTGCGTCGCATATCCTGAAACGCCGCCCCATCCGTTGATCGGGTGGTATAGCGGTTCGGGGTGGCGGCCACCGCCAGCTGCTGCCCGGCCAGATCAAAGGCCACCGCCTTGATGACAGAGGTGCCCGCATCAATCCCGATCAGGATATCGCTGGGGTCTGCGCGCGCTGTCATGCTGCCAGCTCCTGCCCATGGCTGAGCGCGCGGCCGGTATCGGCATCAAACACATGCAGATCATCGGGGCGGATTTCCACCGCGATATCTTCGCCTTCACGCAGGGGCGCGCGGTCGTGTTCCACCAGAACGATGGTCTTTCCGGCGAAGCTGGCCGCGATATGCGACTGATCGCCCAGCCATTGGTTCGCCACCACCCGCGCCCGCGCGCCCTGTGCCGCGCGATGCACCGCATAGGGGCGCACGCCGATCACCACATCGCGCCGGGCCAGCATCTGTGCCCGCACCTCGGGCGCAAAGGCGGTTTCGGCATAGTGCAGATCCAGCCCCCCCTGCAGATCGAAATGCAGCGCCCCGCCGGTGACCGAAACCGTTGCCGGAAACACATTCATCGGCGGTTCGCCCACAAAGGTGCCGGTGAACAGGTTCGCAGGCCGGTCCTTGATTTCCGAAGGCGAGGCGAATTGCTGCAACACCCCGCCTTCCATCACCGCGATACGGTCGGCCAGCGCATTCGCCTCGGTCTGATCATGGGTCACAAGGATTGCGGTCAGCCCGCGTTCCTTGATGTAATGCTTGATCCGCCCGCGCAGCAGCGTGCGCAATTGCGGCTCCAGCTGGCCCATCGGTTCATCCAGCAGATGCAGATCCGCATCGCGGACCAGAGCGCGGGCCAGGCTGGCCCGCTGTTGCTGCCCGCCGGAAATCGAGCTGGGATACTTGTCCAGCATATCGGTGATTTCCAGCATTTCGGACACATGGTTCACCCGCTTGCTCACCTCGGCGGCGGGCAGGCGCAGGGCTTTCAGCGCAAAGGCGATATTGTCGCGCACGGTCACGGTCGGGTAGAGCGAGTAGCCCTCGAAGGCCATGGCGACATTGCGTTTGACCGGTGGCAGCATCTGCACTTCGCGCCCCGCCAGACGGATCTTGCCGCGCGACACCGCCTCGAACCCGGCGATCATGCGCAGGGTCGAGGTCTTGCCGCAGCCGGACGAGCCGAGCAGCGCGATGATGTCGCCCTTGGACACATCCATCGAGATGGTTTTCACCGCATGAAGGCCAAGACCGACCGGGCCATAGAACTTGTCCACGGCATCGAGTTGCAATTGCATGGGCGCGGTCATGCTGCGGTCTCCTGACGGATGGGGGTGGGTGCAATGCGGCTGCCGCTTGTGCGGTCGAACAGCAGGGCCGCCGAAGTGTCGATGGCGATGGCGGCGCGGCCACTGGCGGGGCCGGGGCTGCCTGCGGGACGTGACACCATGATTTCGCGCCCGCGCAGTGTGGTGGCCAGCGTCACGGTCTTTTCGTTCAGCGGGGTTTCAGTTTCCACCTCGACCGGGATGGCACCGGGCGTGCCTTCGGGCACAAAGCGCAACGCCTCGGGGCGCAGGCCAAGGCGGCAATCCTGTCCGATCTGCGCGGCATAGCCATCCGACAGCCGGATCGGCATATCGGAGATACGCGCCACCACCCCGTCCGGGCCGCGTTCGGGCCGCACATCCAGCAGATTGATGACCGGATCCCCGAACAATTTGGCAATATCGACATTGGCCGGGCTGAGATAGATGTCCTGCGGGGTGCCGATCTGCTGGATCCCGTGGTTGTTCATCACTGCGATGCGATGCCCCAGCGCCATCGCCTCTTTGTAATCCTGCGTCACATAGATCACCGTCGCGTTCTGATCCTTGAGCAGGCGCGGCAGTTCCAGCCGCATCTCGAACCGCAGTTTGGCATCCACATTGCGCAGCGGATCATCCAAGAGCAGGATCGAGGGCTGCGCCGCCAGGGCCCGCGCCAGGGCGGTGCGCTGTTTCTGGCCGTTGGACAGTTCTTTCGGTTTGTGATGCAGGACGTGGTCGATCTTCAGCAGCTTTGCCACCTGATCGACGGTCTGTTTCATCACCGATTTCGACTGCCCGCGCGCCGTCAGCGGGCTGGCGATATTGGCGAAGGCATCCATATGCGGGAACAGTGCGAAGTTCTGGAAGGCCATGCCGATGCCGCGATCTTCCGGCTCGACCCCGTCCATATTGACGCCATTGACGAAGATCTGGCCCGCAT
The Gemmobacter fulvus genome window above contains:
- a CDS encoding class II aldolase/adducin family protein, whose amino-acid sequence is MTRPDDLAALAHLSARIGADALLIQGAGGNTSVKEGEVMWIKASGTLLAEAETRDIFVPCDLPAMRRAITSGDARADQPAEFALAGSLRPSIETCLHAVFAQRVVLHVHCVNTLALAIRRDSAVALAPRLAGVTWAQVPYAKPGAMLAAEVLRVLTPQTDVLILGNHGLIVAAETVAEAEALLRRTVAALTIAPRMALAQPALADRAADGFIALPEDHPLHGVAQHVPSFAVALKGSLYPDHVIFLGPGMVALLPEERPADAVARRLAEGLPPPPVLLVPGAGALIRADASAGAQALARCLGDVLARLADGATVQHLTRAEEAELMNWDAEKYRQSLNAQASHAG
- a CDS encoding glycerol-3-phosphate dehydrogenase, which encodes METVDLFIIGGGINGAGIARDAAGRGLSVILCEKDDLAQGTSSRSGKLVHGGLRYLEYYEFRLVREALIEREVLLASAPHIIWPMRFVLPHSPDDRPAWLVRLGLFLYDHLGGRKRLPGTRTLDLRRDPEGAPIKPQYTRGFEYSDCWVDDARLVVLNALDAAERGAQILTRTACTSARREGGLWRVEMTDTRTGLRRNVMARAVVNAGGPWVNDIIGRVTGTNSRRTVRLVKGSHIIVPKFWEGAQAYLVQNHDKRVIFINPYEGDKALIGTTDIPYDGAAEQVRADEAEIDYLLAAVNRYFTQTLHRSDVLESFSGVRPLYDDGAGNPSAVTRDYVFDLDTTGGAPLLNIFGGKITTFRKLAEHAIQRLAPHFPGMKGDWTAQGLLPGGALPEGDPALFMADLAARFPWLPRDLAKHYTRLYGSRTPLLIDSAQSLADLGARFGPLLTEAEVRYLARHEWAETAEDILWRRSKHRLHMTPAEQTAFAHWFAASDMAKSA
- a CDS encoding class II aldolase/adducin family protein — its product is MTDQTQIARQEICDAMVALVETGLNRGASGNISARMGDQMLITPSGIPPRDITPDQVAQMALASAGDYTGPCKPSVEWRFHRDILRARPDINAVVHTHAPWCTALAVARQPIPAVHYMIAAFGGPTIRLADYATYGTDALSANVVTALQDRSACLMANHGMVVGGRTLTHALWLANELEALAHQHFHSLLIGGGHILSDAEIAETARGFASYGQAAKGE
- a CDS encoding 2-hydroxyacid dehydrogenase, whose protein sequence is MSKSVAIIGDHFMLPEVFAQKLTEACGAALSIRTRKENWPDEPMEHGYASAGMAGLKEYFGTADGVVDFIADAEILVTQLAPMSRGMLERLPNLKLIAVSRGGPVNIDMQAARDHGVLVVNTPGRNSSAVAEFTLGAILTETRKIRVGHEALRKGDWRGELYRADVTGRELCEMTVGVIGYGNIGTKVVRLLRAFGARVLVHDPYIQLAPEDAAAGVELVSFDRLLAESDVVTMHARVTEETTQMMNATAFAAMKPGALFVNTARGPLCDYDALYTALTDGTLGSAMMETFAVEPVPADWPLLQLPNITLTPHIAGASVRTVTFAAEQAAEEVRRYIAGEPARNPC
- a CDS encoding FGGY-family carbohydrate kinase translates to MTARADPSDILIGIDAGTSVIKAVAFDLAGQQLAVAATPNRYTTRSTDGAAFQDMRRTWQDCAATLRALAEQVDGLAQRTLAIGVTAQGDGTWLVGADNAPVTDGWIWLDARADATVRRLRARPEDADRFASTGAGLNVCQMGSQIAHMAATTPDLLARAECALHPKDYLYLHLTGVRATDPSEANFTFGDFRSRGYSDTVIAALGLDAQRHLLPPILDGSQITHPLCAEAAAETGLRAGTPVSLGYVDVVCTALGAGLITDQPAACTIIGSTGMHMRAMRAEEVRLNHDRTGYVMCLPIPGMVAQLQSNMAATLNLDWVLTLAGDLLAEFGCPQERSALIARIDGWMADSTPGALLYHPYISDAGERGPFVNAAARASLIGLNASHRYPDLLRAVIEGLGLAARDCYAAMGDLPQEIRLTGGAARSRALRATLSAATGAATRISSREEAGAAGAAMIAATAIGVYPSLPDCIAQWVTPNLGPAEAPDTALAALYAQRFPLYRAARLALEPVWDGLTPEKDASHV
- a CDS encoding ABC transporter ATP-binding protein, producing the protein MTAPMQLQLDAVDKFYGPVGLGLHAVKTISMDVSKGDIIALLGSSGCGKTSTLRMIAGFEAVSRGKIRLAGREVQMLPPVKRNVAMAFEGYSLYPTVTVRDNIAFALKALRLPAAEVSKRVNHVSEMLEITDMLDKYPSSISGGQQQRASLARALVRDADLHLLDEPMGQLEPQLRTLLRGRIKHYIKERGLTAILVTHDQTEANALADRIAVMEGGVLQQFASPSEIKDRPANLFTGTFVGEPPMNVFPATVSVTGGALHFDLQGGLDLHYAETAFAPEVRAQMLARRDVVIGVRPYAVHRAAQGARARVVANQWLGDQSHIAASFAGKTIVLVEHDRAPLREGEDIAVEIRPDDLHVFDADTGRALSHGQELAA
- a CDS encoding ABC transporter ATP-binding protein, encoding MTITLKNIEKSFKTDTVLDGVTLEVAKGETLVLFGPSGAGKTVLLRLIAGVIEPDAGQIFVNGVNMDGVEPEDRGIGMAFQNFALFPHMDAFANIASPLTARGQSKSVMKQTVDQVAKLLKIDHVLHHKPKELSNGQKQRTALARALAAQPSILLLDDPLRNVDAKLRFEMRLELPRLLKDQNATVIYVTQDYKEAMALGHRIAVMNNHGIQQIGTPQDIYLSPANVDIAKLFGDPVINLLDVRPERGPDGVVARISDMPIRLSDGYAAQIGQDCRLGLRPEALRFVPEGTPGAIPVEVETETPLNEKTVTLATTLRGREIMVSRPAGSPGPASGRAAIAIDTSAALLFDRTSGSRIAPTPIRQETAA